From a single Streptomyces misionensis genomic region:
- the ftsE gene encoding cell division ATP-binding protein FtsE encodes MIRFDNVSKVYPKQTRPALRDVSLEVEKGEFVFLVGSSGSGKSTFLRLILREERCSHGQVHVLGKDLARLSNWKVPQMRRQLGTVFQDFRLLPNKTVAENVAFAQEVIGKSRGEIRKSVPQVLDLVGLGGKEDRMPGELSGGEQQRVAIARAFVNRPKLLIADEPTGNLDPQTSVGIMKLLDRINRTGTTVIMATHDQNIVDQMRKRVIELEKGRLVRDQTRGVYGYQH; translated from the coding sequence GTGATCCGATTCGACAACGTCTCCAAGGTCTACCCCAAGCAGACCCGTCCCGCACTCAGGGATGTCTCCCTGGAAGTGGAGAAGGGCGAGTTCGTCTTCCTCGTGGGGTCCTCCGGCTCCGGAAAGTCCACCTTCCTGCGGCTGATCCTCCGCGAGGAGCGGTGCAGCCACGGCCAGGTGCACGTGCTGGGCAAGGACCTCGCGCGCCTCTCCAACTGGAAGGTGCCGCAGATGCGCCGCCAGCTGGGGACCGTCTTCCAGGACTTCCGCCTGCTGCCCAACAAGACGGTCGCGGAGAACGTGGCCTTCGCGCAGGAGGTGATCGGCAAGTCCCGTGGCGAGATCCGCAAGTCCGTGCCGCAGGTCCTCGACCTCGTCGGCCTCGGCGGCAAGGAGGACCGGATGCCCGGCGAGCTGTCCGGCGGTGAGCAGCAGCGCGTGGCCATCGCGCGCGCGTTCGTCAACCGGCCCAAGCTGCTGATCGCCGACGAGCCCACCGGCAACCTCGACCCGCAGACCTCCGTCGGCATCATGAAACTGCTCGACCGGATCAACCGGACGGGCACCACCGTCATCATGGCGACGCACGACCAGAACATCGTGGACCAGATGCGCAAGCGCGTCATCGAGCTGGAGAAGGGACGTCTCGTGCGCGACCAGACCCGCGGCGTCTACGGCTACCAGCACTGA